The region TGCGCGGCCCCGGCCTTCGTGACCGGCTTTGGGGGCAACCTTGTTGAACTCGATCCAAGCGCTGCCGTGGGGGTCACGGTCAAAGAGGAAGTTGGCGGCACGGATCGCCTCCATCTCTTTGCCCGGACGGGGTTTGGTGGAGCCGAGGTTGAAGAGCGTCGCGAAGGTCTCGTCGTCCATCTCTTCGGGTAGGATGATGCCAGCTGCGGACATTTCAGCGCGTTTTTCGGCGATCTTGACCGCGTTCAGCGGCACCGCGACCGGGTTCATAATGGCGCTTGTCATGCCAGCACCCATCGCCATCGGCAGGAAGGCGTTGTTGATCCCGTGGCGGTTGGGCAGACCGAAAGAAATGTTCGACGCACCGCAGGTGGTGTTCACGCCCAATTCCTCACGCAAGCGGCGCACGAGGGTGAAGACCTGATGGCCCGCTGTCGCCATCGCGCCGATTGGCATGACCAGCGGATCGACGACGATGTCATGCGCCGGGATGCCAAAATCGGCGGCGCGTTCGACGATTTTTTTCGCCACAGCGAAGCGTACGTCTGGATCTTCAGAGATGCCGGTGTCGTCATTTGAGATCGCCACCACCGGCACGTTGTATTTCTTGACCAGCGGCAGCACGAGTTCGAGCCGCTCTTCTTCACCGGTGACGGAGTTCAGCAGCGGGCGGCCCTCGCAGGCCTCAAGACCCGCTTCCAGCGCGCCGGGGACCGAACTGTCGATACAGATTGGCGCATCGACGGCGTTTTGCACCACTTTGATTAGTTCCGGCATCAGCATCGGCTCGACAAAGTTGTTGTCGGCGTAGCGAGGGTCTTCGGCCATCTTGTTGGAGAAAACCGCGCCCGAGTTCACATCCAGCACCGTGGCACCTGCGGCGACTTGTGCAATGGCATCGGCCTCAACTCTAGAAAAATCGCCTTGCTCAAGCTCTTGGCTAAGGATCTTGCGGCCTGTGGGGTTGATCCTCTCTCCGATCACGCAAAACGGCTCGTCAAAGCCGATGATGGCGGTCTTGGTCTTGGATTCGATGACGGTTCTGGTCATGTAATTTCCTTTAGGCTGCGTCGGCGGGCACCCCAGAGGCGCCGCCGTTTTCTTGGACCCATGTGGCGCTGGTCTTGATCCCGCCGAGCGGGAACAGATGCACATGGGTAATGTTAAAGTCCGGGTGTGCTGCCTTGTAGGCGGCCAATTCACTGATCACATCTGCGGGCTCATAGGGCAACAGCAGCTTGGTGACATCCATCGCGCGTTTCTGCAGCACCTTGAGCGAGGGCCCGACACCGCAGGCGATGGCGAATTTGATCAGCGTTTGCAGTTTGGCGGGCCCTGCGATGCCGATGTGAATGGGTAGGGTGATGCCTGCGGCCTTAAGGCTGTCGGCCCATTCGATGATCGGCTGCGCTTCAAAGGCGAACTGCGTGGCGATGGCCATCTCCGCATCGGTGCGGCTTTGGAAATCGTTTTTCCATTGCAGCGCGGCATCGACGTTCAAGCGGCCCCCGTCGGCGTCGATGTCGCGGTTGCCTTCGGGATGGCCCGCCACATGCAGTCGTGTGAAGCCAGCCTCATCGAATAGTCCCGTTTCCATCAGCTGCATGGAGTCGCTGAATTCCCCCACGGGAGCGGTAACACCGCCCGCCAGCAGCAGCGCCTGGCGCACGTCTGCCTCTCCTTGATAGCGGGCGATCCAATCGGCCAGCGTCGCGCGATCCTTGATGATGCGGGCCGGGAAATGCGGCATGACCTTGAAGCCATCGGCGTTCAGCCGCGCGGCGGTGGCGACCATATCCTCGATCGGTGTGCCGTCGATATGGGCGATATAGACGCGGGTGCCTTCGGGCAGCAGGACGCGGAAATCCTCGACCTTCTCGGCGGTGCGGGGCATCACCTCGATCGAATAATCTTTCAATAGCGCCTCAACTTCGGCCACCGGCGCCTGTGGGGCGGGCGTTTCTTTCTTGCGGAAGTTTAAAAGTGCCATGAGCGTGTCCTTGATCATAGGGCTGGCAGGCTATGCCCAGCCGTCGTTGTTAATCAGTTGCTTAATACGGTCGCGGTCGTATTCCGCATCGATCCGGGCAGCTTCGGCGTCGGCGATGGCATCAGGATCGCCCTCAACCTCAAAGGGCTCCGCCTTGCGCCATTCCGCCAGATAGGCGTCGGTATCCTCGGCGCCAATCTTCATTGCCGCGCGGTCGATCGCCTGTTCAAAGCGTTCGGGCAGCTGGCGTTTGGAGCCACGGCGGCCCTTGCCGACGATGACCTGAGCCGGAATATCGCGCCAATAAACGATCGTGACTGCGGGCATGGGAAGATTCCTCCGGTCCGGTTTAAGCCTGTCTAACGAGCGTCGCGGTCAGGACAGGGCCGTTTTTCGACGAAACACGACCCATCCGCGACTTGGGGTGGTGATAACGCATCGGGCGGGCCATCACGAGGGCTCTGCGCCCCCATTATTCTCAAGATGATTGTGAGCCGGGGCCAAAGAATACGCCGCGGAAAATGGCCCAAGCCGCCGCGACCTCTTGCACCGGCACTGCGCAGAGAATACCTTGGGGACAACTCGATATGAAAGGCGCGTAACCATGGCGCCACAGCGTCCCAAAGGTGCGGGTGCGCTCGATAAGGACATTCCGGCTCTGAGCCCCGCGCCAGTTCCGCCCAGATCTAATGAGCTATATGCGGCCCTAGATCTGGGTACAAATAGCTGCCGCATGTTGATCGCCCAGCCTCGTGGCAGCGGTTTCCATGTGGTGGACAGTTTCTCAAAATCGGTCCAATTGGGTGCCGGTTTAGAAAAAACCGGGCGGTTGTCGCGCGGATCGATGGCGCGCACCATTCAGGCATTGCGTATTTGCCAGCAGAAACTGCGGCGTAACAAGGTGCAGAACATGCGTCTTGTGGCGACAGAGGCTTGCCGCCGCGCACATAACGGCGCGGAGTTCATGCGCCGTATCCAGCGCGAAACCGGCCTCAAGCTTGACATCATCCGCCCCGAGGAAGAAGCCCAGCTTGCCGTGATCTCCTGCGCGCCGCTGGTGAGCCGCAGGACGGAAAACTTGCTGGTCGTTGATATCGGCGGTGGTTCAACCGAACTGGTCTGGATCGACATCTCCAAAGTGCCGCGGGCTGATCGCGCGCGGTCGATCATGCGGCTGCAGGGTGGGTTCAATCAGGCTAAATCCGATGTGCCCTCGGCGCGGGTTGTGGATTGGATCAGCGTGCCCCTGGGCGTGGCGACCCTGCGCGATCAATTTTCCGACGTAGAGGATGACGCCGCGCGGTTTGCTCTGATGAGCTGGTTTTTTGAAGAAAACCTCACCGATTTCACGCCCTACCAGACGATCCAGTCGCAAAAGCGGTTCCAGATCGTCGGCACCTCGGGCACCGTGACCACCGTAGCGGCGAGCCACTTGAACCTGAAACGCTATGACCGCACCAAGGTCGACGGCCTTAGCATGACAAGCGCGCAGATCGATAAGGTGATCCATTCTTATATCGCGATGGGACCGGGCGGACGACGCGCGGATCCCCGGATCGGGCAGGATCGGGCCGCGCTAATCATGTCGGGGGCTGCGATTTTGCAGGCGCTGATGCGCTGCTGGCCGACCGACAGGCTGTCAGTTGCGGATCGCGGTCTGCGCGAAGGCCTGCTATATGCACAGATGAGCGCCGATGGCGTATTAGAAGAAGGGGTCTTTTGATGGCCAAGACACCGGACGGAAAGAATACCTCAGGGCGCGGTCAGCGTGACCTGAAGGTCAAGGTGAAATCTGCACGCGGGCGCAAACTGAGTTCAACCCGCTGGCTGCAGCGGCAGTTGAACGATCCTTACGTCAAACGCGCGCAGGCCGAAGGCTATCGCGGGCGGGCAGCCTATAAAATCATGGAATTGGATGACAAATTCCGCTTCCTCGTGCCGGGTGCGCGGATCGTTGACCTTGGCGCGGCGCCGGGCGGCTGGTGTCAGGTGGCCGTCAAACGCTGTAATGTGCTGGGCGAGCGGTCGGGAAAACAGGTGGGCACCATTCTCGGCGTCGACCTGCAAGAGATGGAGCCGATTGCCGGCTGCGAATTGCACCAGCTTGATTTCATGGAAGACGACGCGGACCTGAAGGTTAAGGAATGGCTCGGCGGCAAGGCCGATGTTGTGATGTCGGACATGGCTGCCTCCGCGTCGGGGCATAAGCAGACGGATCACTTGCGGATCATCGCGCTCTGCGAAGCGGCGGCCTATTTCGCCTTCGATGTCTTGGAAGAGGGTGGCACTTTCGTGGCCAAGGTTCTGGCCGGTGGCGCAGAGGGTGAGTTGCAAAAGCTGCTGAAGCGCCGCTTTACCAAGGTCGCCAATATCAAACCCCCGGCGAGCCGTGCGGATTCCTCGGAGAAATTCGTGGTAGCCACCGGGTTCAAGGGTGAAGAGACCTGAGCAGCGGTGCCGTTCATGAGGCGTAAACCAATCGACAGCTAGGGTGCAGTCCTCCCGCGGTCCTTTGGCCGCTCACCTCATGAGGACTCCCCGATGCTACGACACCTACCAATTGTATCGCTCATCTTCGTCCTGTGTTCAGGTCTCAGGGTAACTGCGTCCGAAGTCCCGTGGGCAATCAACGATTACATCGACCGGGAGCTGATGACGTGGGTGAATGACGCGCGCATTGTAGATGCGATTGCAGAGCAGAATCTGCGACACCGTCAGATGAACATCCTAGCGGCAGCGCCCGGAGCGGCGTTAGGGCATGCTATCAAGACATCGCAGGCAAAGGCCCCCTCGGTCGCGGCCTTTCTAAAGGCCCAGATCGCCCGTGCTGAGGGTCAGATCGCCGAGGTGACGTTGCTGGACGCCTATGGGCTGACCGTGGTCACCAGCGGCACGGCCTCGGTTTATTTTAAAGGCGGGAAACCAAAAAGCAGCAATCGTTTCGCGCCGCCATCGGGGGTGTTCGTGATCGATCAAGTCGCCGTCGACGAGAGCACAAAGGCCCATCAAAGCCGCGTGTCGATGCCCATTACAGAGCCGTCGAATGGCGCGATCATTGGGGTGATCACGGTCGAATTGGAAGCCGCCGCCTTCTTTTGATGCCGCCACTTCCGCGCGCGCAATCTGGCCCAGAAGCCATTGCGTTCTGCAGGCGGCGCAGGGGCAAGGGACCGCACTGCAGCCTGTCGCAGTTCGTCCATCATGGTTTGATCCACAGGCTGCTGGGCGGGCAGGGCAAGCCGCGCCGTTGTTTGTGCTGCCCGCTCGGCGTGGCACAGCATCTCAAACAGATGGCGATGCCGGTTCATTTCCTCGGGTTCAGGGTTCTGGGACATATCGGGCTTTCGCGGCGTTTAGCTTGGCCTAAGTTCGGCGTTTATCTAAAAAGCCCGGCAAATAGGGCGTTCCTGAGGGGGTAGGAAGGCAGGGGTATGGAAACAATTAGCATAAAAGGCTCATTTCGCACCCAAAGCACTGCGGTCACACCTCGCCCGGACGGCACGGCAGAGCATCTGCAAGCGTGAAGAACCAACGCCGTGTCCTCCATGAATGTCTCTTTCAAGGAAGAAAAGAGCCGCAATCATGCGCCGGTGTCGCGACGCTGCGGCAGCCTCCCAGCCCTTCAGCCGCGCCAGGAAGGAGCAGGCTGCCTTACTCGAACTCCATCTGCTCAAACACGCGGCCCGCGTTTTTCGTCGCCAGTTCCTCGAATGTGTCGAGCCCCGCATAGGGCGATTGATCTACGTAGTAAGCCTCCGCCAACCCGCCCCCCTCCTCCAGATGCGCGCCGATCTTACCGCGCAGGTAGACAAGGTAATCCCGCGTATAGCGCCGCACCTGATCCATACTCGTTGGATGCCCATGACCGGGGATCACATAGGTCGCCTCAAGCGGTTCAAACGCGGTTTCCCATGTCTCGATCCATTCAGCGGTCATCGTGTCGGGAAAAATCGGCAGCATGCGTTCGTGAAAAGCCATATCGCCCGAGATGACGAGGCGCTGTTTCGGCAGCCAGATCACGATGTCGCCCGGGCTATGCGCGGGGCCTAGATAGCGCGCTTCGATCCGGAAATCGCCCATCTCGACGGTATATTCATCTTCGAAGGTCTCGGTCGGCAGTTGGACCTCGGTGCCTTCGGCGCGGTCGCGGTTGTAGCGTTTCATCCCGTCCAGAATACTGCCGCCAAAGCTTTCGACTTCATGCGCCGCGTCCACATGGGCGACGATGGGCACGCCCTGTTCCGCCCAATAACTGTTGCCCAAGACCGCATGGCCCTGACCGTTCTCGTTGAACACCAGCTTTACCGGCTCATCGGTCACGGCCTTAATCTCTTCATGCAGCGCCTTGGCCAGACCGTAGGCCGCGCCGCCATTGATGACGACCACGCCTTCGCCGGTCACGATAAAGCTTAGGTTGTTGTTATGGCCCGCGTTTTCATAGGTGGGCGGGGCCGTCGCGCCGATGGCGGAAAAGACACCGGGGATGACTTCATAGGGTTTGTCATAGAGCAAGGAGCCGGGGTATTTGTCGGCGATATCTTCACTGGCCATGACGCCCGTGGCGATGATCAGGGTGGTCGTGAGTAATATTTTCTTCATTGCTCTGTCCCTAGGAAACGATAGCTGTCGCCATCCCGTTCAACACGGCCCAACCCACCATTCGGCAGGTGGAACCCCATGAGCAACATCTGTTCATGCGAAAGCCGATCCAGCAGGCGCTCGCGGGTCTGTGCGCCAAGCTCCGGGTCTTGATCCGACCCGCTGGCCCAGCCGGGTCGGGCGAAGGCAAGATGGTGGTTACCAATGGCATCGCCGCCGATCATCAGCGCCTCACTGCCGCCCACCACGAATGACATATGTCCCGGCGTGTGGCCAAAGCTTGCTTGGGCCGTGATGCCGGGCAAGACTTCCTCGCCATCGGAGAAATGGCTCACCCGGTCCTCAATCGCCTCCAACCGCCGCGCGGCCCCAGCGGCAAAGGCGGCCCGGGCGGCACCGATTGTGTCAACGGTTGCCGGATCGCGCCAATAATCCCATTCAACCTGACCCATGTGATAGCTGGCATTGGGGAAGACCAAATCGTCAAAATCATCCAGCACGCCCCAGAGGTGATCCGGGTGGCCGTGGGTAAAAATTACATCTGTCACCGCCTCCGGCGCAACGCCAACTGCCTCAAGACTATCCAGCAGCACCCCGGCAGAGGGCATGAAGGCGGGACCTGAGCCTGCGTCGAACAAGACCACGCGTTCCGCATCGCGCAGAAGGGTCAGGTTGCAGGGCGGCTCTAACTGATCTAGGGGCAGATCGAACGGCGCTAAGGCCTGCGCCAGGTCCTCCTGCGGCAACCCGTCGAAGAAAAAGCTGCGCGGCAGAACAAGATTGCCATCGCTCACGCTGACAAACTCATAGTCACCGATCTGGGCAGAGGTCGTGGCAAAGGCACGCAACGGCCCATGGGCGAGGGCAGCACCGCCCATTCCGGCCAGCACCATCCGTCTGTTGATTTGCATTTTCTCCCCTCCCGCCATTCATTCCGATTCGTGAATATAATCATCCCCCCGCGCTGCGGGCACAAGGGAGAATAACCCACCGTGAGTTAGGCCTTAAAAACAAAGCAGCTATGCATGATCGTGGCTTGCATCGCGGGGCGGGGTTCTGTCTACGGGGGCACTACCCGAAACCTACGCCAATCCGGACAGAAAATGACTGATAACAAGACACAAGGCGCCTCGATTGCCTTTGAAAAGGTCGGAAAGGCCTTTACCAAAGCGGGCGGGACGACTGTGAACGCGCTTGAGGGAATCTCCCTTGAGATCGCGCCCGGCTCCATCACCGGGATCATCGGGCGTTCGGGGGCGGGCAAGTCGACGCTGCTGCGTATGGTAAACGGGTTGGAACGTCCCACTTCTGGTAAGGTGCTGGTCGGTGGCCAAGATGTAAGCGCTGCCAAGGGCGGCACGCTGCGCGCAATCCGCCGTGACGTGGGCATGATTTTTCAACATTTTAACTTGCTGTCTTCCCGGACGGTGGCAGGCAATATCGCGCTGCCGCTCGAAGTCGCCGGGGTGTCGGGGGCGCAGATCAAATCGCGGGTCGCAGACCTCATCGAACGGGTTGGGCTTAGCGCGCAGGCGGGCCGCTATCCAGCGGAGCTTTCGGGCGGCCAGAAACAACGCATCGGCATCGCCCGCGCGCTGGCGACCGGGCCGAAAGTGCTTCTCTCGGATGAGGCCACATCGGCTCTGGACCCTGAGACCACCCAGACGGTTCTGGCGCTGCTGAAAGACATTAATCGCGATCTGGGGCTGACGATCTTGCTGATCACCCATGAGATGGCCGTGGTCCGCGACATCGCAAGCCATGTGGCCGTGATCGACGCGGGCCGGATCGTTGAACATGGCGCGACCTATGATATCTTCACCGCGCCGCAACATGCGACGACCCGGTCCTTCCTTTCGGGCGTGACCGGTGTCACCCTGCCAGCTTTCGTCAAAGACCGCCTGACCCAAACCGCACCCGCGACGGGCGGCGAAGAGGTGATCCGCGTGACCTTTGCCGGCGCACATGCCACCGACCCAATGCTGGCGCGGCTGACGCAGGATATGGGCATCCCGGTCAACATCCTTGCGGGCGCGGTGGAAGAGATCGGCACGCGGCCCTTTGGCAATCTTTTGGTGTCGCTGCCCGTCGCGCAGGCGGCCCAAGCGCGCGCCTTTTTGGAACAACACGGGCTTTTGACGGAGGTGCTGGGCTATGTCCGCTAATCTCATTAACCTTCTAATCGAAGCGACGGGGCAGACGCTCTATATGGTTGCTATCTCAGCGATCCTTGGCACAGTCCTCGGCCTGCCGCTGGGGCTGTTTCTGGCCACTTCGCAGCGCGGAGAACTGCTCTCTGCGCCTTGGGTGAACAAGGTGCTTGGGCTGGTGGTGAACGCCACGCGCTCCGTGCCGTTTATCATTCTCGTGGTGGCGATCATCCCTTTCACGCGCATGGTCGCGGGCACCTCCATCGGCACCACTGCGG is a window of Sulfitobacter sp. W027 DNA encoding:
- a CDS encoding methyltetrahydrofolate cobalamin methyltransferase, which gives rise to MTRTVIESKTKTAIIGFDEPFCVIGERINPTGRKILSQELEQGDFSRVEADAIAQVAAGATVLDVNSGAVFSNKMAEDPRYADNNFVEPMLMPELIKVVQNAVDAPICIDSSVPGALEAGLEACEGRPLLNSVTGEEERLELVLPLVKKYNVPVVAISNDDTGISEDPDVRFAVAKKIVERAADFGIPAHDIVVDPLVMPIGAMATAGHQVFTLVRRLREELGVNTTCGASNISFGLPNRHGINNAFLPMAMGAGMTSAIMNPVAVPLNAVKIAEKRAEMSAAGIILPEEMDDETFATLFNLGSTKPRPGKEMEAIRAANFLFDRDPHGSAWIEFNKVAPKAGHEGRGRAGRTGGRRRR
- a CDS encoding methylenetetrahydrofolate reductase; its protein translation is MALLNFRKKETPAPQAPVAEVEALLKDYSIEVMPRTAEKVEDFRVLLPEGTRVYIAHIDGTPIEDMVATAARLNADGFKVMPHFPARIIKDRATLADWIARYQGEADVRQALLLAGGVTAPVGEFSDSMQLMETGLFDEAGFTRLHVAGHPEGNRDIDADGGRLNVDAALQWKNDFQSRTDAEMAIATQFAFEAQPIIEWADSLKAAGITLPIHIGIAGPAKLQTLIKFAIACGVGPSLKVLQKRAMDVTKLLLPYEPADVISELAAYKAAHPDFNITHVHLFPLGGIKTSATWVQENGGASGVPADAA
- a CDS encoding virulence factor, whose product is MPAVTIVYWRDIPAQVIVGKGRRGSKRQLPERFEQAIDRAAMKIGAEDTDAYLAEWRKAEPFEVEGDPDAIADAEAARIDAEYDRDRIKQLINNDGWA
- a CDS encoding Ppx/GppA phosphatase family protein, translating into MAPQRPKGAGALDKDIPALSPAPVPPRSNELYAALDLGTNSCRMLIAQPRGSGFHVVDSFSKSVQLGAGLEKTGRLSRGSMARTIQALRICQQKLRRNKVQNMRLVATEACRRAHNGAEFMRRIQRETGLKLDIIRPEEEAQLAVISCAPLVSRRTENLLVVDIGGGSTELVWIDISKVPRADRARSIMRLQGGFNQAKSDVPSARVVDWISVPLGVATLRDQFSDVEDDAARFALMSWFFEENLTDFTPYQTIQSQKRFQIVGTSGTVTTVAASHLNLKRYDRTKVDGLSMTSAQIDKVIHSYIAMGPGGRRADPRIGQDRAALIMSGAAILQALMRCWPTDRLSVADRGLREGLLYAQMSADGVLEEGVF
- a CDS encoding RlmE family RNA methyltransferase — translated: MAKTPDGKNTSGRGQRDLKVKVKSARGRKLSSTRWLQRQLNDPYVKRAQAEGYRGRAAYKIMELDDKFRFLVPGARIVDLGAAPGGWCQVAVKRCNVLGERSGKQVGTILGVDLQEMEPIAGCELHQLDFMEDDADLKVKEWLGGKADVVMSDMAASASGHKQTDHLRIIALCEAAAYFAFDVLEEGGTFVAKVLAGGAEGELQKLLKRRFTKVANIKPPASRADSSEKFVVATGFKGEET
- a CDS encoding MBL fold metallo-hydrolase, whose product is MKKILLTTTLIIATGVMASEDIADKYPGSLLYDKPYEVIPGVFSAIGATAPPTYENAGHNNNLSFIVTGEGVVVINGGAAYGLAKALHEEIKAVTDEPVKLVFNENGQGHAVLGNSYWAEQGVPIVAHVDAAHEVESFGGSILDGMKRYNRDRAEGTEVQLPTETFEDEYTVEMGDFRIEARYLGPAHSPGDIVIWLPKQRLVISGDMAFHERMLPIFPDTMTAEWIETWETAFEPLEATYVIPGHGHPTSMDQVRRYTRDYLVYLRGKIGAHLEEGGGLAEAYYVDQSPYAGLDTFEELATKNAGRVFEQMEFE
- a CDS encoding MBL fold metallo-hydrolase, which translates into the protein MQINRRMVLAGMGGAALAHGPLRAFATTSAQIGDYEFVSVSDGNLVLPRSFFFDGLPQEDLAQALAPFDLPLDQLEPPCNLTLLRDAERVVLFDAGSGPAFMPSAGVLLDSLEAVGVAPEAVTDVIFTHGHPDHLWGVLDDFDDLVFPNASYHMGQVEWDYWRDPATVDTIGAARAAFAAGAARRLEAIEDRVSHFSDGEEVLPGITAQASFGHTPGHMSFVVGGSEALMIGGDAIGNHHLAFARPGWASGSDQDPELGAQTRERLLDRLSHEQMLLMGFHLPNGGLGRVERDGDSYRFLGTEQ
- a CDS encoding methionine ABC transporter ATP-binding protein, with the protein product MTDNKTQGASIAFEKVGKAFTKAGGTTVNALEGISLEIAPGSITGIIGRSGAGKSTLLRMVNGLERPTSGKVLVGGQDVSAAKGGTLRAIRRDVGMIFQHFNLLSSRTVAGNIALPLEVAGVSGAQIKSRVADLIERVGLSAQAGRYPAELSGGQKQRIGIARALATGPKVLLSDEATSALDPETTQTVLALLKDINRDLGLTILLITHEMAVVRDIASHVAVIDAGRIVEHGATYDIFTAPQHATTRSFLSGVTGVTLPAFVKDRLTQTAPATGGEEVIRVTFAGAHATDPMLARLTQDMGIPVNILAGAVEEIGTRPFGNLLVSLPVAQAAQARAFLEQHGLLTEVLGYVR